The proteins below come from a single Cryptococcus gattii WM276 chromosome D, complete sequence genomic window:
- a CDS encoding Hypothetical protein (Similar to TIGR gene model, INSD accession AAW42875.1; CND03150), which produces MVRSTTIFRVHDALPLAASVDDESVSISLTEKALTEYKQQSKLIFRRLNANSEPACSIESGAYTLQCVCFLTVLSYCRISQIPISYLIVDKVIYMCICDNSYPRKLAFSYLDELSKEFQRSYGDKIDGATRPYAFMGFDTFIGKTTRLYRDSRSLTQGGGPAAGPSSRLDQLNENLKDVTQIMTKNMEDLLWRGDSLDRMSQLSTSLRSESAKYRKAARNINLEALIRKWAPIGGIGFFFILFIWWRFF; this is translated from the exons ATGGTCAGGTCGACTACCATCTTTAGGGTACACGATGCTCTTCCCCTTGCTGCTAGCGTAGACGACGAATCAGTCAGTATCTCCCTC ACCGAAAAAGCTTTGACAGAATACAAGCAACAATCTAAGCTCATATTCAGACGTCTCAATGCAAACTCTGAGCCTGCTTGCTCCATCGAATCCGGTGCTTACACCCTCCAGTGCGTGTGCTTCCTTACAGTATTATCCTATTGCCGCATCTCACAAATACCTATTAGCTACCTCATAGTCGACAAGGTTATTTATATGTGTATATGCGACAACTCCTATCCGAGAAAACTGGCGTTTTCATACCTTGATGAACTTTCAAAGGAATTCCAGCGCAGCTATGGGGACAAGATCGACGGGGCAACTAGACCGTATGCTTTCATGGGTTTCG ATACATTCATTGGCAAGACAACCAGGCTGTACCGTGATTCACGCTCCCTTACTCAAGGGGGTGGACCTGCTGCCGGACCTAGTTCCCGACTTGACCAACTCAATGAAAACCTCAAGGATGTGACACAAATCATGACTAAGAATATGGAGGACTTGCTTTGGAGAGGGGATAGTCTTGATC GAATGTCACAACTCTCCACGTCCCTGCGATCTGAGTCAGCCAAGTACCGTAAAGCGGCCCGAAACATTAATCTTGAAGCACTTATTCGTAAATGGGCGCCAATAGGGGGGATTGGCtttttcttcatcttgTTCATATGGTGGCGGTTCTTCTGA
- a CDS encoding Long-chain fatty acid transporter, putative (Similar to TIGR gene model, INSD accession AAW43208.1) yields MDGTVAGLDAQFNRAVDIVQSLPKSGTIQTTYEDKLLLYSLYKQAIEGDVAIPRPGMLDLLGKAKWDAWNRQKGIDKAQAKRLYVSALVKILRKYADAEGVLKYLQILEHETPPIPSCPGSPASSSSSYHSSQASPALFPQSNNLPTVPQHDMLPLDPSLPPPDIGPNFIPPSSFHSPHRSLSSSMQEPKNGALDAVGRTSKDGSLRGQGPSMAQNLASESHAEVLPDRIQGTESKAVSSKPGWIHSPRRQRRDSQASARLASPMPHPTVGSRDFLGTPEAISSPFFALILRRDERRKSWFSWEGQESDELDNFENDHAKELWDRTGVTTVTKFKTKKKSISIRVLWFLLRTLRRALMDVGVGVVVTFIVIMVLNGGWGRTRWMVLKYKERLRRFLTDQ; encoded by the exons ATGGACGGCACCGTTGCTGGCCTTGACGC GCAATTCAATCGGGCCGTGGATATAGTCCAGAG TCTCCCGAAGAGTGGCACCATACAGACAACCTATGAAGACAAGCTATTGCTATACTCACTTTACAAACAAG CTATCGAAGGTGATGTTGCAATCCCTCGCCCTGGCATGCTTGATCTTTTGGGCAAAGCAAAATGGGATGCGTGGAATAGGCAAAAGGGCATCGATAAGGCTCAGGCAAAAAGGCTTTATGTCAGTGCCCTTGTAAAA ATTTTAAGGAAATATGCCGATGCTGAAGGTGTTCTGAAATACTTGCAAATCCTGGAGCATGAGA CTCCACCTATTCCCTCATGTCCTGGATCTCCCgcatcatcttcctcatcgtATCATTCCTCTCAAGCTTCTCCTGCCCTCTTTCCTCAGTCCAACAATCTGCCAACTGTTCCACAACATGACATGCTTCCTTTAGACCCATCACTACCTCCGCCAGACATTGGGCCCAATTTTATACCCCCCTCATCTTTCCATTCACCCCATCGGTCTCTATCATCTTCTATGCAAGAGCCGAAGAATGGGGCGCTTGATGCTGTCGGTAGAACAAGTAAAGATGGGAGCCTCAGGGGTCAAGGGCCATCAATGGCACAAAATCTAGCGAGTGAAAGCCATGCTGAAGTGCTGCCAGACAGAATTCAGGGTACAGAAAGTAAGGCTGTATCCAGTAAACCCGGTTGGATACACTCCCCTCGGCGACAACGACGGGACTCTCAAGCGTCGGCTAGATTGGCAAGTCCCATGCCTCATCCAACTGTGGGCAGCAGAGATTTTTTAGGCACTCCGGAAGCCATAAGTTCTCCTTTTTTTG CCCTCATTTTGAGGAGAGACGAAAGGAGAAAGAGCTGGTTTTCTTGGGAGGGACAAGAGAGCGACGAGCTTGATAACTTTGAAAATGATCACGCCAAGGAATTGTGGGATAGAACAGGGGTGACAACGGTTACCAAATTCAAGACAAAAAAGAAATCAATCTCAATAAGAGTTTTATGGTTTCTATTGAGAACGTTGAGACGTGCCCTGATGGATGTTGGAGTAGGAGTGGTGGTCACGTTCATAGTCATTATGGTGCTCAATGGAGGCTGGGGCCGGACACGGTGGATGGTTTTGAAATATAAAGAAAGGTTAAGAAGATTCCTTACCGACCAGTGA
- a CDS encoding Hypothetical Protein (Similar to TIGR gene model, INSD accession AAW42874.1), with product MNIPQNNLSTELELISASLLPAESLHYLSATSVYPQEFDITNSDSGRSMHVEIHEDYPQTGSVNVGMKGNSMGRDEALGWKEWVNEKMLEWDDAQDYPLYQILTSQFLPLLAPSAMSPSPPPCIPSETTTPSIPYHVLLVSHHLLSSTKRKNIISLSSTLSLIGFSKTGHPGIMYAIGDEADLTEWIREIKSWNWLALRVKMGPEPIPEEKEQETERRGREEGARGGKGRVIVFPSISHSLYSSFSFSNLTFFSNHPHFALLLMIISTDIQLTPPAIRQSIYNKAIIDLRHTVGIDYVAWMEDTAARVFDQFTPLDTTIFPETFGPRDEDPLIRFGEWLNTYSQNNLYVHDHFETPKQSVEADRRMKDRLRQDVINRHKEARAMGPAERIILSAVEQPFPSYLHPQDVLMTVRTMRETPSFDQGGKVGPKEYADLGEEGDLHILIKLKNPLPKASKIEEADALHLHLDFAKKDLKKAADMVRTMKCKLQEPLRGADGTSSLSAIWDKWEKDSKAKLQQLPEPLSPKLFPRCLTKEPGHSQLNTFKDIEQLVAPSAANGLKLPIPREVMTQSSSREWVMEDSNDFVEEVFRLKNLDDFDGVPFAPLTPNSVVKYSRISTSVSQRYDHLPMSPPPTVERKSKMPWDQDPRLEIPVMPARLSSLYMNPDSVNRLFTAVENPSPPARIRSFEGGSVAATPSCSFKDDGDVNIPSEAQGLCDLLVNGDIQALVNRNGNYGRAEEEAMAYAMEEQLDTSKTSHMPVLNIKYEAYGYPSNDLPKTFCELLEGSRNQGLEADKQMFIKYPGLNTALSSELSWIPFSTISDAALIEDGAKASPMPNNPPQSLTVPSTDMLAQTTPHPSETILRKMVERSPKSMTPARPRWMTIQDMDKLEGSAGDVKSDESFQAPSPALTATRRKKRKEVPQKDPEEVDEIFEEGPDLPQKPTAANNNPEKAMRINLRKKTRLKDVLQSNPQKTSLDDITDIVTSRGVTRARALTKNIQATSLTMLDDASNMKNDLSTIKGFLYLQKLDHLITEEQEPTYKLPPDQSLSPIFEEEEPKDWRLDPILTNPEWFIQISALQPQSFESPMPIMATVSLFQNRPLIRMLESRGLYLLDSFPSLQGADLVISPTTALVFRPLSSLPDIHVELLEELKLAATYYQRVILVFETISYSASERYTKTGNNFNPLATAVVHALGSLSRGKKAAWGTGNIISELDIVFAYKGAGEISNSVSKILRDDEERLRENMGEEGYLQYQGREWIGHEPIVEHENTMVEMFGINTFGARYALATYGGAESLAYEMTEDQRMEQLGPIWGQVSTARFNDTLRELLSAEVVDM from the exons ATGAATATCCCGCAAAATAACCTCTCCACTGAACTGGAGTTGATATCTGCCTCACTTCTTCCTGCTGAATCATTGCATTATTTATCGGCTACCAGTGTGTATCCGCAGGAGTTTGACATAACCAACTCAGATAGTGGTCGATCCATGCATGTTGAGATACATGAAGATTATCCACAAACTGGAAGCGTCAATGTGGGAATGAAAGGAAACAGTATGGGGAGAGACGAGGCGCTGGGATGGAAAGAGTGGGTCAATGAAAAGATGCTTGAATGGGATGATGCTCAGGA CTATCCGCTTTATCAAATCCTTACAAGCCAATTTCTCCCTTTACTCGCTCCGTCGGCAATGTCGCCGTCTCCCCCACCTTGCATTCCTTCTGAAACAACTACACCCTCCATTCCATACCATGTCTTATTAGTTTCGCACCACTTGCTTTCCAGCACCAAGCGCAAAAATATTatctctctttcctcaacCTTGTCACTCATTGGCTTCTCCAAAACTGGCCATCCAGGCATCATGTACGCTATAGGAGATGAGGCTGATTTGACGGAGTGGATACGAGAAATCAAGTCATGGAATTGGCTCGCATTGCGGGTGAAGATGGGCCCTGAGCCCATCCCGGAGGAGAAAGAGCAAGAAACggaaaggagaggaagagaagagggtgCACGTGGAGGAAAAGGTAGAG TCATCGTCTTTCCATCCATATCTCATTCACTTTACTCTTCATTTTCCTTCTCAAATCTCACTTTCTTTTCTAATCATCCACACTTCGCTCTTTTACTTATGATAATTTCTACTGATATTCAGCTGACACCCCCAGCGATACGTCAGAGCATCTACAACAAAGCCATTATAGATCTCCGCCACACGGTCGGCATAGATTATGTGGCTTGGATGGAAGATACCGCAGCTCGA GTGTTTGATCAATTCACTCCGCTAGATACGACAATTTTCCCCGAAACCTTTGGTCCCCGTGATGAAGACCCTTTGATTCGTTTTGGGGAGTGGCTTAATACTTATTCCCAGAACAATCTCTATGTCCATGATCATTTTGAGACTCCTAAACAGTCTGTAGAAGCGGATAGAAGGATGAAAGACCGTTTGCGACAGGACGTAATCAACAGGCATAAGGAGGCCAGAGCCATGGGACCAGCAGAAAGAATTATATTAAGTGCAGTAG AACAGCCATTTCCTTCGTATCTCCACCCACAGGATGTACTCATGACGGTCAGGACGATGCGCGAAACACCTTCTTTCGATCAAGGAGGCAAGGTCGGTCCTAAAGAATATGCTGATCTCGGTGAAGAGGGCGACCTTCATATCCTAATCAAGCTTAAAAACCCATTACCAAAAGCAAGCAAGATAGAGGAAGCAGATGCTTT ACATTTACATTTAGACTTTGCAAAGAAAGATTTGAAAAAAGCCGCTGATATGGTAAGGACGATGAAGTGCAAGCTGCAGGAGCCCCTGAGAGGTGCCGATGGAACATCATCTCTAAGTGCTATATGGGATAAATGGGAAAAGGATTCGAAAGCGAAGCTCCAG CAATTGCCTGAACCTCTTTCTCCCAAACTTTTTCCACGTTGTCTCACCAAAGAACCTGGTCACAGTCAGTTGAATACATTCAAAGACATTGAGCAACTCGTGGCACCATCGGCCGCCAATGGCCTCAAACTTCCCATCCCAAGAGAGGTCATGACTCAAAGCTCGAGTAGAGAGTGGGTCATGGAAGACAGTAACGATTTTGTCGAGGAAGTATTCAGATTAAAAAACCTGGACGACTTCG ATGGTGTCCCATTCGCTCCTCTGACACCTAACAGCGTTGTTAAGTATTCTCGTATATCCACTTCTGTATCACAGAGATATGATCATTTGCCAATGTCACCTCCTCCAACTGTCGAACGAAAATCAAAAATGCCTTGGGACCAGGATCCGCGCTTAG AGATACCTGTCATGCCTGCTAGGTTAAGTTCGCTCTACATGAACCCAGATAGTGTCAACCGTCTTTTCACCGCGGTCGAGAATCCCTCCCCTCCAGCACGAATCCGCTCTTTTGAAGGTGGGTCAGTCGCTGCTACCCCAAGCTGCTCATTCAAAGACGACGGAGACGTGAATATACCCTCTGAAGCTCAAGGTCTTTGTGATTTACTTGTGAATGGAGATATCCAAGCTCTCGTGAATAGGAATGGTAATTATGGAAGggctgaagaagaagccaTGGCTTATGCTATGGAAGAGCAGCTGGATACTTCTAAAACCAGTCACATGCCAG TATTAAACATAAAGTATGAAGCTTATGGATATCCTTCCAATGACCTGCCGAAGACGTTCTGTGAACTACTGGAAGGCTCGAGAAATCAGGGACTGGAGGCGGACAAACAAATGTTCATAAAGTACCCTGGATTGAACACAGCTTTGTCCAGCGAG CTCAGCTGGATCCCTTTTTCAACCATTAGTGACGCTGCGCTCATTGAAGATGGAGCAAAAGCCTCTCCTATGCCAAACAATCCGCCACAAAGCTTAACCGTCCCATCTACTGACATGCTGGCCCAGACCACGCCTCACCCAAGTGAAACGATTTTGCGAAAAATGGTTGAACGTTCACCCAAGAGTATGACGCCGGCAAGGCCGAGATGGATGACCATTCAAGATATGGACAAGTTAGAGGGGTCTGCCGGGGACGTCAAATCGGACGAGTCGTTCCAAGCGCCCTCACCGGCCCTTACCGCAACTCGACggaaaaaaaggaaggaagtTCCCCAAAAGGATCCAGAAGAGGTGGACGAAATATTTGAAGAGGGCCCGGATTTACCTCAAAAACCAACCGCTGCTAATAATAACCCAGAAAAGGCAATGAGGATTAACTTGCGCAAGAAAACAAGATTGAAGGATGTCCTCCAATCTAACCCTCAGAAGACATCACTGGATGACATCACTGATATCGTAACTTCAAGGGGAGTAACTCGTGCCCGAGCATTGACCAAAAATATTCAAGCGACTTCTTTGACCATGCTTGATGACGCGAGCAACATGAAGAACGACCTCTCAACTATCAAAGGCTTTCTGTATCTCCAAAAACTAGATCATCTAATCACAGAGGAGCAAGAACCGACCTACAAACTCCCACCAGACCAGAGCCTCTCACCGATAttcgaagaagaggagcCGAAGGATTGGAGATTAGATCCTATCTTAACAAATCCTGAATGGTTTATCCAGATAAGCGCACTGCAACCACAGTCATTTGAGTCACCCATGCCGATAATGGCGACTGTGAGCCTCTTCCAAAATCGGCCCCTTATCCGAATGCTTGAATCCAGAGGTTTATACTTGCTTGATAGTTTTCCTTCACTACAGGGCGCTGACCTCGTGATATCCCCTACCACTGCTCTTGTTTTCAGACCCCTATCTTCCTTACCTGATATCCATGTCGAACTCCTCGAAGAACTCAAACTCGCGGCTACGTATTATCAGCGGGTAATTTTGGTGTTTGAAACAATCTCGTATTCTGCCTCAGAACGATACACAAAAACAGGTAACAATTTCAACCCGCTCGCGACAGCTGTAGTTCATGCCCTGGGATCTCTTAGCAGGGGCAAAAAGGCTGCTTGGGGTACGGGGAATATCATCAGTGAGCTGGATATTGTGTTTGCGTACAAAGGGGCAGGGGAGATATCCAATAGTGTGTCAAAGATTCTGCGAGACGACGAGGAAAGGCTCAGAGAGAAcatgggagaagagggtTATTTGCAGTATCAAGGGCGGGAGTGGATTGGCCACGAGCCTATC GTGGAGCATGAGAATACTATGGTGGAAATGTTTGGTATTAACACATTCGGCGCGCGATACGCTCTTGCTACCTACGGTGGGGCAGAAAGTCTAGCATATGAGATGACCGAAGACCAGCGTATGGAGCAACTAGGACCCATATGGGGCCAAGTCAGTACT GCTAGATTCAACGATACGTTGAGAGAATTGCTAAGCGCAGAAGTGGTCGACATGTGA
- a CDS encoding Cation transporting ATPase, putative (Similar to TIGR gene model, INSD accession AAW43207.1) gives MTSPPTPPPLPDNIPSAISVSRPTAFGAQRVLHTPDQERNTIPPPQNTHENGHEPPGPSDYDYTENAPQAVVDAVAIERAKREQEGPPEMMVGSWTSWAGSDNADTGIFPSSITRSHMRVGSRRTSIASRHSVASIARPSSVFHHRGSSQIDLVQSPGSAVFALDGAEDESTAEHGAYRRHMPSRRDSRRWGRRDSNAQPGSYFSYRDYDRDQEDEDHVSDEEEEFEHQAVSPQKPSTTALGRIASFIGLTRHDAEDEEAAMGHPGDERRRRSSSRSRSRRASSESRSYARSPSPSPSEQGWGYEDDDYMDSYGEGDEGYSSSLADDTSLPPQSRPTSPSIPLVPSATDGIFGEPNARPIDQDEPRDFVSVAVPSRQTIVLPDEDLSIRFTCYRTDPFRNVLWWLGCILTLGALGLLGRWMPTIWVKFLGRETSFEEAKEGSWLVVETPYGNLHIIPLHIVPYPYPLSTVFPQSIPPASANSANGSASLTSSSAPAKPLHSLNGEPAGGVGGAKDLMSDVEPGKTVWEETTGLLKVMEYRYTKFALDPTTGRWAMIRDWRDPKWTSSRAVAQGLDSAVRKQRLVLMGDNMIDIASKSVAGLLVDEVLHPFYVFQIASIILWSLDDYYYYAFAIALISITSIMSTLIETKRTIERMREMSRFHCNVKVVIDGEWVMKDCSELVPGDIFDSSDPNLTVFPCDALLLSGDAIVNESMLTGESVPVSKIPAKDETLRALSRESKQGSSEIDSDLAKHYLFSGTKIIRVRAGAKPAWGPKSESSIALAMVTRTGFNTTKGALVRSMLFPKPMGFKFYRDSMNFIGVLAIIAGFGFAVSAIQFIRIGIHWHTIMLRALDLITIVVPPALPATLTIGTTFAIERLRKSGIFCISPNRVNIGGKINVVCFDKTGTLTEDGLDVLGVRTIDRQNSRFSELHSDIVDVPIEGGINGKTPLLYALATCHALKLIEGEIIGDPLDIKMFEYTGWTLDEGQSRPVTKGNAEGARPQALVQTVVRPPGTDRWRMEDALKQGSKHAHFLELGVIRTFDFVSALRRMSVIVKRLKSTCMEVYVKGAPEVMPDICDPSSFPHDYDDMLSYYTRNGFRVIAIAGKSIEGLTWLRAQRMRRDIAESDLQFLGFIVFENKLKPGTAPNIHTLRAAHLACRMVTGDNVRTAISVARECGLVSHSASVYIPTFIPGTGVHHEARLDWSSVDDDRLKLDDWTLKPLTNQVGVAMDTAEAEMHDYQLALTGDVFKWMLEYAEFETMERMLIKGVIFARMSPDEKAELVERLQYLGYTVAFCGDGANDCGALKAADVGVSLSEAEASVAAPFTSQIPDISCMVEIIKEGRAALVTSFSCFKYMALYSMIQFMTVTLLYSFASSLGDFQFLYIDLFIIIPIAVTMGRTLPYPKIHPKRPTASLVSRKVLISIIGQILINAAIQVFVFIWVRKQSWYTRPDTNVDKLETFNFENSALFLVSCFQYILVAGVFSVGPPYRKPVYTNPSLVICLVGLTSFSTYILLSPAKSIALILDIINFNFTFKLQLLAIAAVNILASFAFEKFAERPISRLIVFAKRWKGRRGKRRDYRSLPSTGN, from the exons ATGACTTCTCCGCCAACCCCGCCACCCCTTCCTGACAACATCCCCTCTGCCATCTCAGTCTCCCGCCCCACAGCGTTCGGCGCACAACGTGTCCTCCACACCCCAGACCAGGAGAGGAATACTATTCCTCCGCCCCAAAATACTCATGAAAATGGGCATGAACCCCCAGGACCCTCTGACTACGACTACACCGAAAACGCGCCTCAAGCCGTAGTAGATGCCGTCGCCATTGAAAGGGCAAAGCGAGAACAGGAGGGCCCTCCGGAAATGATGGTCGGTAGCTGGACTAGCTGGGCAGGGAGTGACAACG CTGACACAGGTATATTTCCGTCTTCCATCACTCGCTCGCACATGCGTGTCGGATCCCGCAGGACTTCTATTGCGTCCCGCCACTCTGTCGCATCTATTGCCCGTCCATCTAGTGTGTTCCACCATCGGGGATCCTCACAGATTGATCTGGTTCAGTCCCCGGGCTCAGCAGTCTTTGCTCTTGACGGTGCTGAAGATGAATCCACCGCTGAACATGGTGCTTATCGTCGACATATGCCGAGTCGAAGAGACTCACGACGATGGGGAAGACGGGACTCTAATGCTCAGCCCGGCAGCTATTTCTCATATCGGGATTACGACCGTGAtcaagaagatgaagaccACGTTtctgatgaagaggaggagtTTGAACATCAAGCGGTCAGTCCCCAGAAGCCGTCAACAACGGCGCTAGGAAGGATCGCTTCGTTTATCGGGCTTACTCGACACGACGCCGAAGACGAAGAGGCTGCCATGGGTCACCCTGGTGATGAGCGCCGACGGAGATCATCTTCCAGAAGCAGGTCTCGGAGGGCCTCGTCTGAATCACGGAGCTATGCCCGATCCCCCAGCCCATCGCCAAGCGAACAAGGTTGGGGTTACGAGGACGACGATTACATGGATTCTTATGGTGAAGGTGACGAAGGGTATTCCTCCTCTTTGGCAGATGACAcctcccttcctcctcaatCCCGTCCAACTTCACCTTCAATACCGCTTGTGCCTTCAGCCACGGATGGCATCTTTGGTGAGCCTAACGCTCGGCCCATTGACCAGGACGAGCCTCGAGACTTTGTCAGCGTCGCGGTCCCTTCACGGCAGACCATCGTCTTGCCCGATGAGGATCTCTCAATCCGCTTTACTTGCTACAGGACAGATCCATTCAGAAACGTCTTGTGGTGGCTAGGGTGCATTTTGACGCTAGGGGCTCTCGGGTTGCTGGGCAGATGGATGCCCACGATCTGGGTCAAATTTCTCGGAAGAGAGACGTCATTTGAAGAAGCCAAGGAGGGTAGTTGGCTTGTTGTTGAA ACTCCTTACGGAAATCTTCATATCATTCCTTTGCATATAGTTCCCTATCCTTACCCACTTTCCACCGTCTTCCCACAGTCAATTCCTCCTGCTTCCGCCAATTCTGCCAATGGCTCTGCCAGTCTAACGTCAAGCAGCGCTCCGGCTAAACCTCTTCATTCTTTGAACGGTGAACCAGCAGGTGGTGTTGGTGGTGCCAAAGACCTGATGTCCGATGTGGAACCTGGCAAGACAGTCTGGGAAGAGACAACTGGTCTTTTGAAGGTTATGGAGTACAGATATACCAAATTCGCTTTAGACCCTACAACGGGGAGATGGGCCATGATCAGAGATTGGAGGGATCCAAAGTGGACTTCTAGTAGGGCAGTGGCTCAAGGGCTTGACAGTGCCGTGCGAAAACAAAGGTTGGTACTGATGGGAGACAACATGATCGATATCGCTTCCAAATCGGTTGCAGGTCTTCTCGTAGATGAG GTATTGCATCCATTTTACGTCTTTCAAATCGCTTCAATTATCCTCTGGTCCCTTGACGACTACTATTATTATGCCTTCGCAATCGCTTTGATCAGTATCACCAGTATCATGTCAACCCTAATAGAGACCAAACGCACTATTGAACGCATGCGCGAGATGTCCCGATTCCATTGCAATGTCAAAGTGGTCATCGACGGCGAATGGGTCATGAAAGACTGTTCCGAGCTTGTACCGGGAGATATATTTGACTCTTCTGATCCCAATCTCACCGTCTTTCCCTGCGACGCTCTATTGCTTTCTGGCGACGCAATCGTCAATGAATCAATGTTGACTGGTGAGTCTGTCCCGGTCAGCAAAATCCCGGCCAAGGACGAGACTTTACGAGCCCTTTCCCGTGAATCTAAGCAGGGATCATCCGAGATCGATTCAGACCTGGCCAAACACTACCTGTTTTCAGGGACCAAGATAATAAGGGTTAGAGCTGGTGCGAAACCCGCTTGGGGGCCGAAAAGTGAATCTTCTATTGCCCTGGCAATGGTGACACGAACAGGCTTCAACACCACAAAGGGAGCCTTGGTGCGGTCGATGCTATTCCCCAAACCTATGGGATTCAAGTTTTATCGGGATTCGATGAACTTTATTGGCGTTCTGGCAATTATTGCCGGTTTTGGATTTGCCGTCTCAGCTATTCAATTCATCCGGATCGGTATCCATTGGCATACTATCATGCTTCGAGCTTTAGATCTCATCACAATCGTCGTCCCCCCCGCTCTTCCCGCGACCCTCACCATCGGCACCACTTTCGCTATCGAACGCTTGAGAAAGAGCGGAATCTTCTGTATCTCACCTAACCGTGTCAACATCGGTGGCAAGATCAACGTGGTTTGCTTTGACAAAACAGGTACACTTACCGAAGATGGATTAGACGTCTTGGGCGTACGCACGATTGATCGGCAAAACAGTCGCTTCTCAGAGCTACACTCCGACATTGTAGACGTCCCCATCGAAGGCGGTATTAATGGCAAAACTCCACTTCTTTATGCTCTTGCTACCTGCCATGCACTCAAATTAATAGAAGGCGAAATTATAGGTGATCCTTTAGACATCAAGATGTTTGAATACACCGGTTGGACCCTTGATGAGGGACAATCCAGGCCCGTTACAAAGGGAAACGCAGAAGGAGCCAGGCCGCAAGCATTAGTACAGACTGTTGTGAGACCGCCAGGGACAGATCGATggaggatggaagatgCTCTCAAACAGGGATCTAAA CACGCTCATTTTTTGGAGCTGGGAGTCATTCGAACCTTTGATTTTGTCTCTGCTTTGCGAAGAATGAGCGTTATTGTGAAAAGGCTCAAATCGACCTGTATGGAGGTTTATGTCAAGGGTGCCCCAGAGGTTATGCCTGATATCTGTGACCCCTCATCGT TCCCCCACGATTATGATGATATGCTTTCTTATTACACTAGAAATGGGTTCCGTGTCATCGCTATTGCTGGCAAATCCATTGAGGGTCTGACATGGCTTAGAGCTCAGAGAATGAGGCG AGACATTGCGGAGTCTGATCTCCAGTTCCTCGGCTTCATTGTTTTCGAGAACAAACTAAAACCCGGTACAGCCCCGAACATTCACACCCTTCGTGCCGCTCATTTGGCGTGTCGTATGGTCACAGGCGACAATGTTCGTACCGCCATAAGCGTGGCTCGCGAGTGCGGCCTCGTCTCGCATTCTGCAAGTGTCTATATACCGACTTTCATTCCTGGTACGGGCGTTCACCATGAGGCGAGGCTAGACTGGTCTAGCGTCGACGATGACAGGCTGAAACTGGATGACTGGACCTTAAAACCGTTGACTAATCAAGTTGGTGTTGCTATGGATACAGCGGAAGCGGAGATGCATGATTACCAGTTGGCGTTGACAGGAGATGTGTTCAAGTGGATGCTGGAGTATGCAGAATTTGAGACGATGGAAAGA ATGTTGATTAAGGGTGTGATATTCGCCCGCATGTCTCCTGATGAGAAGGCCGAATTGGTTGAACGTCTTCAGTATTTGGGCTATACAGTCGCCTTCTGTGGTGATGGTGCAAATGATTGCGGAGCTTTGAAAGCCGCCGATGTTGGCGTGTCCTTATCGGAAGCAGAGGCATCAGTAGCTGCCCCCTTCACCAGTCAAATACCAGACATCAGCTGTATGGTAGAGATCATCAAGGAAGGCAGAGCTGCACTTGTCACAAGTTTCAGCTGTTTCAAATACATGGCGCTGTATTCGATGATTCAGTTTATGACAGTTACTCTG CTCTATTCTTTTGCATCAAGTCTTGGCGACTTCCA GTTCCTGTATATTGACCTTTTTATTATCATCCCCATCGCTGTGACTA TGGGCCGGACCCTCCCTTATCCAAAAATCCACCCTAAGCGACCAACCGCAAGCCTGGTGTCGAGAAAGGTTTTAATCAGCATTATTGGCCAAATTTTGATAAATGCCGCAATACAAGTCTTTGTTTTCATCTGGGTACGAAAACAGTCTTGGTACACAAGGCCCGATACCAACGTGGACAAACTGGAAACGTTCAACTTTGAAAATTCCGCACTCTTCCTCGTTTCTTGTTTCCAGTATATCCTTGTGGCTGGAGTATTCAGTGTCGGACCGCCGTATCGCAAGCCTGTATATACCAATC CCTCCCTCGTAATCTGCCTCGTCGGGCTTACATCTTTCAGTACCTATATTCTTCTTTCGCCTGCCAAATCAATTGCTCTCATTCTTGATATCATCAACTTCAATTTCACCTTCAAATTACAACTGCTTGCCATTGCAGCCGTCAATATCTTGGCGAGCTTCGCATTTGAGAAATTTGCTGAACGACCGATTTCCAGATTGATTGTCTTTGCCAAAAGGTGGAAGGGTCgcagagggaagagaagagattATAGATCGCTGCCATCAACAGGAAATTAA